DNA from Lagenorhynchus albirostris chromosome 15, mLagAlb1.1, whole genome shotgun sequence:
ATGAGCATTAAACTCCTAAGTTCCTGGGTAGCCTCTTAGGCAGCTCAAGCGCTCCCCATGCTGTTTTTcagttctcttttcatttctggcATCTGGGgacttcctgttttctttttaattaattagtttttaaatttatttttatttttggctgcgttgggtcctctttgctgcacgcgggctttctcttgttgcggggagcggcggctacccttcattgcggtgctcaggcttctcatcgtggtggcttctcttgttgtggagcacgggcactaggcacgcgggcttcagtagttgtggcacacaggcttcagtagttgtggctcgcaggctctagagcgcaggttcattagttgtggcgcatgggcttagttgctccgcggcatgtgggatcttcccagaccagggtttgaacccgtgtcccctgcattggcaggcagattcttaaccactgtgccaccagggaagtcccacttcctgttttcttttaccTCTGCtctgcatttaaaataatttttattaatatatatgtatatgcttgCAAAATTACCAATTAACTCAGGAAAGATACACAAGACATTAGGAATGGTAGTTGCCTCTGGGGAAGAGACTGGGTAGGTGGGGAACAGATTCTTTCTTTTCACTTACTTTTTAATACCTTTTGGACTATGTACCACAGACCCCTATTATACATTCAAAAATaggtacaatttaaaaattttaatactttaaaaattttaatttgaccAGCAGTCTGGATTTTTGTTGTAAGAGAGTTTTCAggttatcttttaatttattatttttttaaatctggagcCAAAACTAAGTCTTCACAGATCTCCTGCACTTCCATGAACTGGGTGAGTATGTGATAAGGCCAGTGAGTTCCATGGGCAGCAGCTCAGTGCATCAttcctgtggaaaacagtttggcagttcatcagaaagttaaacatagaattagcatgtgagccagcaattccactcttaggtagatacccaagggaaatgaaaacatatgtccacatggAAACTTGAACACAAATGtctatagcagtattattcacaatagccaaaaggtgaaaacaacccaaatgaatGGACAAACTATGGtgtgtccatacaatggaatattatgcggCCATTAAAAGGGACAAAGtattaatacatgctacaacttggaagaacctcaaaaacatgctaagcgaaaaaagatgaaacaggagggaagggggcagggcacaacctttaaaagaatgacttaGCCGTTGAGGAtatgacataaactggttagaacaaACTAGGCCCAAGGTGGTGGAAAATTCAACTTCCaatggaccttgagcctcattacaCGCTCGTTGTGATACATcagcatatgctaaatgacacacccaccagcgtCAGGACAGTTCCGAGGGCAGCCTTAAGAGGCCAAAATGAGCGGCCGCAGATCGCGAGGAGCATGTGGACGCTTGGGCGCCGAGCGGCTGCCAGCCTCTTGCCCTGCTCGGCGCCCCCGGGCTCTGCCCAGGCCCGCGCCGTGGCCCCGCAGCCAACGAAAGACCCCCGGCTCTACGGCTGCCGGGGCCTGCGCACCGGGACCGCTGCGGCCAGCACACCCAGCCAGCCCAGTCCGAGCCTCTGCTGCCTCAACCAGATCCTGAATGTCAAAAAGCAGTGTGTCTGTTGGATGGATTTGAGGACAACAGGAACTTTGGGTGACGCTGGCCCTCTGGACGATACCACCTATGAAAGACTGGCCGAGGAGATGCTGGACTCCTTAGCAGAGCTCTTTGAAGACCTTGCAGACAGACCTTACACATTTGAAGGCTATGAGGTCTCCTTTGGGAGTGGTGTTTTAACAATTAAACTGGGTGGAGATCTAGGAACGTACGTGATCAACAAGCAGACCCCAAACAAGCAAATCTGGTTATCTTCACCATCCAGCGGCCCCAAGCATTACGACTGGACTGGGAGAAACTGGGTGTACTCCCACGACGGTGTGTCCCTCCACGAGCTGCTGGCCACAGAGCTGACCCAAGCCTTAAAAACCAAACTGGACTTATCTTCTCTGGCCTACTCTGGAAAAGGCACTTGCTGCCCAGCCTAATGCTAAAGACAGTGAAAGCTCTAAAGCCAAGACCCCAGCTTCCTTCTGCAGCTGAATGGCTAGTCTTCTCCATTCCTGCTTTTGAGGACAGTTGCATTATGTGTAACGGCTCTGTGAAAAGACCGTGTcgcctcctgccctgcccctgagttcagatttttaatttctgtaggtttcttttgatttattgTCTGATTTCCTCCCTCACGTGATAGCCCGTATCTTTCATGTCTGTATGCCCATACCTTTAATATATAACCTCAcaccagagaaaaagaagaaggacaaATTCCAGGAGGAGAAATGAATTGGCTTCACCATTCATTCTCTGAAAGACTTACTACAAAAACTGCATGAAGAGTGGCTGGCCAACCTTGCCATCCTGTCTCAAAATGAGACTTGTTAAAGGGAAGCCTAAAACATTCCTACTCCTCTTGAAAGTGTAAACACTTCTAAGCCCTTTAGTATTGAAGCATCAGTGGCAACTCAGGAACTCTGAAACCGAAGAccattttctctttgtgctttgtgactgccAGGGTGTGGCCCGCATGGGGTGACACAGGGAGATGTGGTGCCGTGTCTtccatatgtgcatatatatgtacacacacatttacatgtgtgtgtacatatatattttttaaatttaagggtCAGTATAGAATAAGCTATGGCAACACTGGTCTGAGGATGCAGAAAATCTCCCAAAAGCCACCTCTGTAAGCTCATGGATATAGTACAATAAATGAGGCCGTGGAGCTGAGGAGGTGCTTGGTAAACTGTGAAAGGCCacataaatgaaaagatgttggTTAGTGAAAGGAACCCTGGTCTTACAATTGGCCCAGCTCAAAAGTAGTTGTCTGTCTCTGGGCAACTTTCTCGAACTCCCTGGACCTCTGTTTCCCCGTGTTAACAGAGAGGGTTAAACTGGATAGAATATAGTCGATTCCCAATTTAGACATTTAGTGGTCCTGTCAGGCAACTTAACAGGCCAGCTTTAATTCCCTCTAGTAGAGGAGATGACAgtgaacaggttttttttttttttttggctg
Protein-coding regions in this window:
- the LOC132506056 gene encoding frataxin, mitochondrial-like translates to MLNDTPTSVRTVPRAALRGQNERPQIARSMWTLGRRAAASLLPCSAPPGSAQARAVAPQPTKDPRLYGCRGLRTGTAAASTPSQPSPSLCCLNQILNVKKQCVCWMDLRTTGTLGDAGPLDDTTYERLAEEMLDSLAELFEDLADRPYTFEGYEVSFGSGVLTIKLGGDLGTYVINKQTPNKQIWLSSPSSGPKHYDWTGRNWVYSHDGVSLHELLATELTQALKTKLDLSSLAYSGKGTCCPA